In Scylla paramamosain isolate STU-SP2022 chromosome 29, ASM3559412v1, whole genome shotgun sequence, a genomic segment contains:
- the LOC135115415 gene encoding histidine-rich glycoprotein-like, with protein MVSRVVVNAMVMVVMAVVARSQRPFKDHSRSWDSASRPPLGHSDAHFIHQEGPRSSFSLRTLSPHKDISYPPPPALHPSGPVSFSGLKEEDIFRPKPRPLRPPPSRHKHHHSNAPPHKPHHNPPPPHKLHSPPRHSKPHHSLPPPQKPHHSSPPHKPPHHSPPPQHSELPHHNGPPQTPHRKTHGAIFTTTVHEHKNEGPGGCQTKEGFYFAGQTWFVKGCRRRKCIHFRGKFLTETDSCDSEIFNTTYRCVIQVDTTADFPRCCPTYKCNPDNLGNSV; from the exons ATGGTGTCGCGCGTGGTGGTCAatgcgatggtgatggtggtcatggcggtggtggCCCGGAGTCAAAGGCCATTCAAGGACCACTCCAGATCATGGGATAGTGCTTCTAGACCTCCACTGGGCCACTCAGACGCCCATTTCATCCACCAGGAAGGACCGAGATCATCTTTTAGCCTGAGAACCTTATCGCCTCACAAGGACATCAGTTACCCTCCTCCCCCGGCGCTGCATCCTTCAGGGCCTGTCTCATTCTCAGGACTCAAGGAGGAGGATATTTTTAGACCCAAACCAAGACCGCTTCGTCCTCCACCATCAcgtcacaaacaccaccacagtaACGCACCACCACACAAACCACACCACAACCCTCCACCGCCACACAAACTCCACAGTCCTCCACGACACAGTAAACCTCACCAcagcctaccaccaccacagaagccccACCACAGCTCTCCACCGCACAAGCCTCCCCACCACAGCCCTCCACCACAGCACAGCGAGCTTCCCCACCACAATGGTCCACCACAAACTCCACACCGCAAGACTCATGGAGCTATCTTCACTACCACAGTTCACGAGCATAAGAATGaag gtCCCGGAGGCTGCCAGACTAAGGAGGGGTTTTATTTCGCCGGACAGACGTGGTTCGTGAAGGGGTGTCGCAGGCGCAAGTGTATCCATTTCAGGGGAAAGTTCCTCACCGAGACGGATTC gtgTGACTCTGAGATCTTCAACACCACCTACAGATGCGTCATTCAGGTGGACACAACAGCTGACTTCCCTCGCTGCTGTCCAACCTACAAATGCAACCCCGACAACCTGGGGAACTCAGTGTAG
- the LOC135115414 gene encoding UDP-glucose 4-epimerase-like, with product MSRLILVTGGAGYVGSHTTIELLAAGYEVVVVDSCVNCVAGEEGKLPPSLVRVQELAKKSLVGFYRVSLTDALALAGVFEKHRVDAVVHFAALKAVGESVEKPLEYYQSNVSGTLTLLQVMREAGVHRLVYSSSATVYGAPQYLPADEQHPTGAGLTNPYGKTKYFCEQVMQDLAASDKEWRLVSLRYFNPVGAHPSGRIGEDPLGPPNNLMPFVAQVAVGKREELSVFGNDYDTPDGTGVRDYVHVVDLAEGHVMALDKAFSKSFRGYASYNLGTGRGVSVLEMIEAFCRASGKPVPYRVVGRRAGDVASVVASCSLAEEQLGWRARRDLQEMCEDAWRWQKLHPNGFRSCQ from the exons ATGTCCCGTCTCATCCTGGTGACTGGCGGCGCTGGTTACGTCGGCTCCCACACCACGATCGAGCTCCTGGCGGCGGGgtatgaggtggtggtggtggacagctGCGTGAACTGCGTGgccggggaggaggggaagctgCCACCGTCCCTTGTCAGAGTGCAGGAGCTGGCTAAGAAGAGTCTagttgggttttatcgtgtttcaCTCACGGATGCTCTCGCCCTCGCTGGAGTGTTTGAGAAG CACCGGGTGGACGCCGTGGTTCACTTCGCCGCACTCAAGGCCGTCGGGGAGTCTGTGGAGAAGCCCCTCGAGTACTACCAGAGCAACGTGTCGGGAACCCTCACTCTACTGCAG GTGATGCGGGAAGCAGGTGTGCATCGGCTGGTGTATTCCTCCTCGGCTACTGTGTACGGGGCCCCCCAGTACCTGCCGGCAGACGAGCAGCATCCCACCGGCGCCGGCCTCACCAACCCCTACGGGAAGACCAAGTATTTCTGCGAGCAGGTGATGCAGGACTTGGCGGCGTCAGACAAG GAGTGGCGGCTGGTTTCCCTTCGGTACTTCAATCCGGTGGGCGCGCATCCGTCGGGCCGCATCGGGGAGGACCCTCTTGGCCCCCCCAACAACCTCATGCCCTTCGTGGCCCAGGTGGCGGTCGGGAAGCGGGAGGAGCTCAGTGTGTTCGGTAACGACTACGACACGCCAGACGGGACAG GCGTGCGTGATTATGTGCACGTGGTGGACTTGGCGGAGGGTCACGTAATGGCGCTCGACAAGGCCTTCAGCAAGTCGTTCAGGGGCTACGCGTCGTACAATCTGGGCACGGGCCGCGGCGTGTCTGTGCTGGAGATGATTGAGGCGTTCTGCAG GGCGAGTGGGAAGCCTGTGCCGTACCGCGTGGTGGGGCGTCGTGCAGGGGACGTGGCCAGCGTGGTGGCATCCTGCAGCCTGGCGGAGGAGCAGCTGGGGTGGCGGGCGAGGCGGGACCTGCAAGAGATGT GTGAGGACGCATGGCGGTGGCAGAAGCTACACCCAAATGGTTTCAGGTCCTGCCAGTGA